Proteins from a single region of Chryseobacterium sp. T16E-39:
- a CDS encoding MFS transporter — translation MQELSMSSKLKYIFSIPVIISALGYFVDIYDLLLFGIVRIPSLKALGLNPDVDGTFILNCQMIGLLIGGVFWGIFGDKKGRLSVLFGSILVYSLANIACGFLPYFPKAHLVYQYAGLRFIAGIGLAGELGAGITLVSESLPKSLRAIGTSVVAGFGLMGAVVAQLTVELAGSWNISYIIGGVLGIMLLFLRISVSESGIYKNIEHKTTVSKGNFLSFFTNKDRFIRYMKCIAVGLPTWYCIGILAVLANQFAPEMGIKEVNPGKAIMWGYVGISIGDLMSGFISHLLKSRKMAIFYMLAFTLVGVVIMLFGNTNTETKYYIFCVWLGLGTGYWAMFVTLAAEQFGTNIRNTATTTVPNMVRGLVPVMILAFDLLKHNFTVIISAAIVGLVVFGLAFYSAITISETHNKDLEFTE, via the coding sequence ATGCAAGAACTATCCATGTCTTCAAAACTGAAGTACATTTTTTCAATTCCCGTAATTATTTCTGCCCTAGGCTATTTTGTAGATATTTATGATCTTCTTTTATTTGGTATCGTAAGGATTCCCAGTTTGAAAGCTTTAGGTCTAAACCCTGATGTCGACGGTACTTTTATTTTGAACTGCCAGATGATAGGATTATTGATTGGAGGTGTTTTTTGGGGTATTTTTGGAGATAAAAAAGGGAGGCTTTCTGTGTTATTCGGTTCTATTCTTGTGTATTCCTTAGCGAATATAGCCTGTGGCTTCCTTCCATACTTCCCTAAAGCGCATTTAGTGTATCAATATGCAGGTTTAAGATTTATTGCAGGGATTGGACTGGCTGGAGAGTTAGGAGCCGGAATAACCCTGGTTTCTGAAAGTCTTCCAAAAAGTCTGAGAGCAATTGGAACTTCGGTAGTTGCTGGTTTTGGACTAATGGGTGCAGTAGTAGCCCAGCTCACGGTAGAATTGGCGGGTAGTTGGAATATTTCTTATATTATTGGAGGGGTTCTGGGAATTATGTTGTTGTTTTTAAGAATCAGCGTTTCCGAATCAGGTATTTATAAAAATATTGAACATAAGACCACTGTTTCCAAAGGAAATTTCCTTTCTTTTTTTACGAATAAAGACCGTTTTATCCGATATATGAAATGTATTGCCGTTGGGCTTCCCACCTGGTATTGCATAGGTATTCTGGCTGTTTTGGCTAATCAGTTCGCTCCGGAAATGGGAATCAAAGAGGTAAATCCCGGAAAAGCGATTATGTGGGGCTATGTAGGGATATCAATCGGTGATTTGATGAGTGGATTTATTTCCCACCTTTTAAAATCCAGAAAAATGGCTATTTTTTATATGCTTGCATTTACTTTGGTAGGAGTTGTGATCATGCTTTTTGGAAATACAAATACAGAGACCAAATATTATATTTTCTGTGTCTGGTTAGGATTGGGAACTGGGTATTGGGCTATGTTTGTTACCCTGGCTGCCGAGCAGTTCGGAACGAATATCAGAAATACAGCAACCACCACTGTTCCAAATATGGTAAGAGGTTTGGTTCCGGTAATGATCCTGGCATTTGATCTTCTTAAACATAATTTTACGGTGATCATCAGTGCAGCCATTGTAGGATTAGTGGTTTTTGGACTGGCATTTTATTCTGCAATTACGATTTCAGAAACCCATAATAAAGACCTTGAATTTACAGAATAA
- a CDS encoding porin family protein, with amino-acid sequence MNKFLLKALVLASVNIAIFADAQFRTRNRMDKLEEFDQQTFSWGFYLNGNILDYRIVLNPRYGMNGNQNLVTSKSSTSFGAGLIGKWRLNDYLDLRVEPGLQFAQRELTFNTQSNDQYAAGSLTNAPFTPFLMTEKDRVREVKSTLVDIPVMLELHGQRWYNSRPYVAAGVNYIVNLQSNSTSTDDNLQQVFRSTTHNFAWSAEMGIQFYFNKFKLTPAIRGTFIMNNEVVADNANTPPYWSAAMSTLQTRAIMFVLKFE; translated from the coding sequence ATGAATAAATTTTTATTAAAAGCACTGGTTTTAGCCTCAGTAAATATTGCAATCTTTGCGGATGCGCAATTCAGAACCCGAAACAGAATGGATAAGTTGGAGGAATTCGATCAACAGACGTTCAGTTGGGGTTTTTATCTGAATGGTAATATACTAGACTACCGTATTGTACTTAACCCAAGATATGGTATGAATGGGAATCAGAATCTCGTTACATCTAAAAGCAGTACAAGCTTCGGTGCCGGATTAATCGGTAAATGGAGATTGAACGATTATTTAGATCTAAGAGTAGAACCAGGCTTGCAATTTGCTCAAAGGGAACTCACTTTCAATACGCAGTCAAATGACCAGTATGCGGCTGGTAGCTTAACGAACGCTCCTTTTACTCCATTTCTGATGACAGAAAAGGACAGAGTAAGAGAAGTAAAATCTACCTTAGTGGATATTCCGGTAATGTTGGAACTTCATGGGCAGAGATGGTATAATTCTAGACCTTACGTTGCGGCGGGGGTAAACTATATTGTAAACCTTCAATCCAATTCTACATCTACTGATGATAACTTACAGCAGGTTTTCAGATCGACTACCCACAACTTTGCGTGGTCTGCAGAAATGGGAATCCAGTTTTATTTCAATAAATTTAAACTGACTCCGGCGATCAGAGGAACATTCATCATGAATAATGAAGTAGTGGCTGATAATGCAAATACACCTCCGTATTGGTCTGCTGCAATGTCTACTTTGCAAACAAGAGCAATCATGTTTGTATTGAAATTTGAATAA
- the rny gene encoding ribonuclease Y: protein MTTAIIVGVICLVVGAVIGILFSKSSLNTKGKFIINDAKKNAENLIEKANVQAESIKKEKNLQAKEKFLELKSQHDADIQVREKKMQEAEKRTKDKEHKLNDDLSKTGKLEKDLDKQIADYAKKNEILERKQQELDSVTSKKVEILEKISNYTAEEAKAELVESMKAEAKTRAQAHVQSIMEEAQLNAKGEARKIVIQTIQRIGTEQAIENSVSVFNIESDEVKGRIIGREGRNIRALEAVTGVEIIVDDTPEAILLSCFDPVRREIARLSLHRLVTDGRIHPARIEEVVEKTRKQIEEEIIEVGKRTIIDLGIHGLHPELIKIVGRMKYRSSYGQNLLQHSREVANIAATMAAELGLNVKLAKRAGLLHDIGKVPEQESELPHALLGMQWAEKYGENPEVINAIGAHHDEVEMTSLLSPIIQVADAISGARPGARRQVLESYIQRLKDLESAALSFEGVSSAYAIQAGRELRVMVESGRVNDESASQLSYDISEKIQNELTYPGQVKVTVIRETRAVNIAR, encoded by the coding sequence ATGACAACAGCCATTATAGTCGGCGTTATTTGCTTGGTAGTTGGTGCGGTTATAGGGATTCTTTTCTCTAAAAGCTCGCTCAATACTAAGGGGAAATTTATTATAAATGATGCAAAGAAGAATGCTGAAAACCTTATAGAAAAAGCTAACGTACAAGCCGAATCCATAAAAAAAGAAAAGAATCTTCAAGCTAAAGAAAAATTCCTTGAATTGAAATCTCAGCATGATGCTGATATTCAGGTTCGTGAGAAGAAAATGCAGGAAGCTGAGAAGAGAACAAAAGATAAGGAACATAAGCTGAATGATGATCTGAGTAAAACAGGGAAACTTGAGAAAGATTTAGACAAACAGATTGCAGATTATGCCAAGAAAAATGAGATCTTAGAAAGAAAACAACAGGAACTGGACTCTGTAACTTCCAAGAAAGTTGAAATCCTTGAAAAGATATCTAATTACACTGCTGAAGAGGCAAAAGCTGAATTGGTAGAATCTATGAAAGCTGAAGCGAAGACCAGAGCTCAGGCTCATGTTCAAAGCATCATGGAAGAAGCTCAGCTGAATGCTAAAGGAGAGGCGAGAAAGATCGTTATTCAGACCATTCAGAGAATTGGAACAGAACAGGCTATCGAAAATTCTGTATCAGTATTTAATATTGAATCTGATGAAGTGAAAGGTAGAATTATCGGTAGAGAGGGTAGAAATATCCGTGCTTTAGAAGCGGTAACAGGGGTGGAAATTATTGTAGATGATACTCCGGAAGCTATTTTACTTTCATGTTTCGATCCTGTGAGAAGAGAAATTGCAAGATTATCCCTTCACAGATTGGTTACTGACGGAAGAATTCACCCTGCAAGAATTGAAGAAGTTGTTGAGAAAACAAGAAAGCAGATTGAAGAGGAAATTATTGAAGTTGGAAAAAGAACCATTATAGATTTAGGAATTCATGGATTACATCCTGAATTGATTAAAATAGTAGGTAGAATGAAATACCGTTCTTCTTACGGACAAAACCTATTACAGCACTCGAGAGAAGTAGCTAATATTGCTGCAACAATGGCTGCTGAGTTAGGATTAAATGTAAAACTGGCTAAGAGAGCAGGTCTTTTACATGATATTGGTAAAGTTCCTGAACAGGAATCTGAACTTCCACATGCTTTATTAGGAATGCAATGGGCGGAGAAATATGGTGAAAATCCAGAAGTAATCAATGCCATCGGTGCTCACCACGACGAAGTAGAAATGACTTCTTTATTATCGCCGATCATTCAGGTAGCGGATGCTATCTCAGGTGCAAGACCGGGAGCAAGACGTCAGGTATTGGAATCTTATATCCAGAGACTGAAAGATCTTGAATCAGCAGCTTTAAGTTTCGAGGGTGTATCCAGTGCTTATGCTATTCAGGCAGGTAGAGAATTAAGGGTGATGGTAGAAAGTGGAAGAGTAAATGATGAGTCAGCTTCCCAGTTATCTTATGATATTTCTGAAAAAATCCAGAACGAATTAACATATCCGGGACAGGTAAAAGTTACAGTGATCAGAGAAACGAGAGCTGTGAATATTGCGAGATAA
- a CDS encoding cell division protein ZapA: MEVRRITINIAGRVYPLNVPAAEEETLRKVGKQIESMIKDFEQNFDVRDKQDALAMCALKLGTNAEVVSLNYEKNINSTNERLAKINLTLNEIGK, encoded by the coding sequence ATGGAGGTAAGGAGAATAACCATAAACATTGCAGGAAGAGTGTATCCGCTGAACGTACCGGCCGCAGAGGAAGAAACTTTGCGTAAAGTAGGGAAGCAGATTGAAAGTATGATTAAAGATTTTGAACAAAACTTCGATGTGAGAGATAAACAAGACGCTTTAGCCATGTGTGCCCTTAAATTAGGAACAAATGCCGAAGTGGTTTCTCTTAACTACGAAAAAAATATAAATTCAACCAACGAAAGATTAGCAAAAATTAATCTGACGCTGAATGAAATTGGGAAATAG
- the ubiE gene encoding bifunctional demethylmenaquinone methyltransferase/2-methoxy-6-polyprenyl-1,4-benzoquinol methylase UbiE, translated as MTKDINQVTPYNSEATKKSQVEDMFDNIAPKYDLLNRVLSMKIDIIWRNKLVKWMKSDNPQEVLDVATGTGDLAITIEKGTSAKVIGLDLSQQMLNVGVIKIKKLNLDGKISMQKGDAENLPFEDNRFDSVSVAFGVRNFENLTKGLSELRRVVKDNKSVFILEFSKVEGFLGPFYMFYFKNILPAIGKLVSKDNRAYTYLPDSVNAFPFGEKMRQILLDTGFKKVEYKKLSLGIATIYKATK; from the coding sequence TTGACAAAAGATATCAACCAAGTAACTCCCTACAATTCTGAGGCTACAAAGAAAAGCCAGGTAGAGGATATGTTCGACAATATTGCACCCAAATATGACCTTTTAAATCGGGTTTTATCAATGAAAATTGATATCATCTGGAGAAATAAATTGGTAAAATGGATGAAAAGTGATAACCCCCAGGAAGTGCTGGATGTGGCTACAGGAACGGGAGATCTGGCAATCACCATCGAAAAAGGAACCAGTGCAAAAGTAATTGGTTTGGATTTATCGCAACAAATGTTAAATGTTGGCGTTATTAAAATAAAAAAACTTAATTTAGACGGCAAAATTTCCATGCAGAAGGGGGATGCAGAAAATTTACCCTTCGAGGACAATAGATTCGACTCTGTTTCCGTTGCATTTGGAGTAAGGAATTTTGAAAATCTTACAAAAGGTTTATCAGAGTTAAGAAGAGTAGTTAAAGATAACAAAAGTGTTTTTATACTTGAGTTTTCAAAGGTTGAGGGGTTCTTGGGGCCATTTTATATGTTTTATTTTAAAAACATATTACCTGCCATAGGGAAGTTGGTTTCTAAAGATAATAGGGCATACACATACCTTCCGGATTCTGTAAATGCTTTTCCTTTCGGGGAAAAGATGAGACAAATTCTTTTAGATACAGGATTTAAAAAAGTTGAATATAAAAAACTAAGTTTAGGTATAGCCACAATTTATAAAGCAACAAAGTAA
- a CDS encoding 3-oxoacyl-ACP synthase III family protein has translation MPNTIIIGSGSYLPKRIIGRDFFLDSEFYTEDGVKIDKPAEETIAKFVEITEIENRRFIDEGLSNSQIGYEAAKLAIADAKIDGEELDYIIYASNFGEVTVNGYADFMPTMAARVKNKLGITNRKCVTYDMLFGCPGWVEAMILANNLIKAHAAKTVLIIGAETLSRVTDPHDRNRMIFADGAGAVVVRATEEENVGIIAHNTICDNGIELNYLANGPSINKDSDQTRLFVRMQGRKIYEYALKNVPAAIKETIDSAGLSIEDIDKILIHQANAKMDYAMIERLHKLYDVKDYDHSIAPMTIQEFGNSSVATIPTMYDLIIKGKMAGHSFKEKGNVVMTSVGAGMNINAIVYKFP, from the coding sequence ATGCCGAATACGATCATTATTGGTTCTGGATCATACCTTCCTAAAAGGATTATCGGAAGAGATTTCTTTCTTGATTCAGAGTTTTATACAGAAGATGGGGTAAAGATTGACAAACCTGCTGAAGAAACGATTGCAAAATTTGTAGAAATTACTGAAATAGAAAATAGAAGATTCATTGACGAAGGTCTTTCCAACTCACAGATCGGGTATGAAGCTGCTAAACTTGCTATTGCAGATGCTAAGATTGATGGTGAAGAACTGGATTATATTATTTATGCAAGTAATTTCGGAGAAGTTACTGTAAACGGATATGCAGACTTCATGCCTACAATGGCTGCCAGGGTAAAGAACAAGCTAGGGATTACCAACAGAAAGTGTGTAACTTATGACATGCTTTTCGGATGTCCGGGATGGGTAGAAGCAATGATCCTTGCTAACAATCTAATTAAAGCTCATGCAGCAAAAACAGTTTTAATAATTGGTGCTGAAACATTGAGCCGTGTTACAGATCCCCACGACAGAAACAGGATGATTTTCGCGGATGGTGCCGGAGCAGTAGTTGTAAGAGCTACTGAAGAAGAAAATGTAGGAATCATCGCTCACAATACCATTTGTGATAATGGAATTGAATTGAATTATCTGGCCAACGGACCATCTATCAATAAAGATTCAGATCAAACCCGTTTATTCGTAAGAATGCAGGGAAGAAAGATCTATGAATATGCATTGAAAAATGTACCTGCAGCCATTAAAGAAACCATAGACAGCGCCGGGCTTTCTATTGAAGATATCGACAAAATATTAATCCACCAGGCTAACGCAAAAATGGATTATGCGATGATAGAGCGACTTCATAAACTCTATGACGTTAAGGATTATGATCACAGCATTGCGCCTATGACCATTCAGGAGTTTGGAAACTCTTCTGTAGCAACTATTCCTACGATGTATGATTTAATAATTAAAGGAAAAATGGCTGGTCATTCGTTTAAAGAAAAAGGTAACGTTGTTATGACTTCGGTAGGTGCCGGAATGAACATCAATGCTATCGTTTATAAATTTCCTTAA
- a CDS encoding metallophosphoesterase, with protein sequence MQKNFLIIAAIFLFLEIYIYQAIRTLTDNSWVKIGYCVLSLAIYGIFAYEVMHFQKADRSSVRIQWMMSLFLIFILPKIFIVLFLLIDDIFRTGTYILGFRNPAENFFPERRKFLSLVGLGLGGVLSALFIDGITFGKYRHKVRKVKVKIANLPKSFKGYKVIQISDVHSGSFADPSKLEHAIELINEQKPDLVLFTGDMVNNVSEEFKPFIPLFSKIKAKDGKFAVLGNHDYGDYVTWSSLDAKKKNLDTLIEYERQAGFDMLRNEHRIIEKDGEKLYILGVENWGLKPFPQFGDIDKALENVPESAAKILMSHDPTHFDSIVKQHPGNVQLTLSGHTHGMQFGLDLKNIKWSPVQYRYPKWADIYESEGKFLYVNRGFGVLGYPGRVGVLPEITLFELS encoded by the coding sequence ATGCAAAAAAACTTTTTAATTATTGCCGCTATTTTCCTGTTCCTGGAAATTTACATCTACCAGGCAATAAGAACGCTGACAGACAATTCATGGGTGAAAATTGGGTATTGTGTGCTATCATTAGCTATTTATGGGATCTTCGCTTATGAAGTGATGCATTTTCAAAAAGCTGACCGGAGTTCCGTAAGAATCCAGTGGATGATGTCTCTTTTTCTGATTTTCATTCTCCCTAAAATTTTCATTGTATTATTCCTTTTGATTGATGATATTTTCCGAACCGGGACTTATATTTTGGGATTCCGAAACCCGGCAGAAAATTTCTTCCCTGAAAGAAGGAAGTTCCTTAGTTTAGTAGGTTTAGGCTTAGGAGGTGTCCTTTCCGCTCTTTTTATCGATGGAATTACTTTTGGAAAATACCGTCATAAAGTGAGGAAGGTAAAAGTAAAAATAGCCAATTTACCCAAAAGTTTTAAGGGTTATAAAGTCATACAAATTTCAGATGTCCACAGCGGAAGTTTTGCCGATCCAAGCAAACTGGAACACGCCATAGAGCTGATCAATGAACAGAAACCTGATCTTGTCTTATTTACCGGAGACATGGTTAATAATGTTTCGGAAGAATTCAAACCATTTATCCCTTTATTTTCAAAAATAAAAGCCAAGGATGGTAAATTTGCCGTACTTGGAAATCATGATTATGGTGATTATGTGACATGGTCGTCTTTGGATGCCAAGAAAAAGAATCTGGATACCCTGATAGAATATGAAAGACAGGCAGGATTTGACATGTTGAGAAACGAGCATCGAATCATTGAAAAAGACGGTGAGAAGCTGTACATTCTTGGAGTTGAAAACTGGGGGCTTAAACCTTTCCCGCAATTTGGCGACATCGATAAAGCACTCGAAAACGTGCCGGAATCGGCAGCAAAAATATTAATGAGTCATGACCCCACACATTTTGATTCTATTGTCAAACAGCACCCAGGAAACGTCCAACTGACACTATCCGGCCATACCCACGGGATGCAGTTTGGATTAGATCTAAAAAACATAAAATGGTCACCGGTTCAGTATCGGTACCCAAAATGGGCCGACATTTATGAAAGTGAAGGAAAATTCCTTTATGTAAACAGAGGATTTGGGGTTTTAGGATACCCGGGAAGAGTGGGTGTATTACCGGAAATTACGCTTTTTGAGCTGTCTTAA
- a CDS encoding YeiH family protein, which produces MNSRLYNMNGFIQNEKTKKLIFLALGIITLTPWVSSPIALALGFLLAISLGNPFEKYLHRYIHLLLQISIVGLGFGLKLNEALEAGKTGLILTVISIVTVMILGYFLGRIFRLEKQLSYLVSVGTAICGGSAIAATSPIIKPSTKQISLALAIVFTLNSIALFVYPAIGHALHLSQEQFGLWCAVGIHDTSSVVGAASKFGDDALKIATTVKLARALWIIPVSIITMFIFKNKESKIKIPWFIGYFILAILLNTYIPLFDNFSTIITTVSKSGLNLTLFLIGSTLSLQTLKTIGLKPLAMAVILWITISVGSLLYIIY; this is translated from the coding sequence ATGAATTCAAGACTTTACAATATGAATGGTTTCATTCAAAACGAAAAAACAAAAAAGTTAATTTTCCTTGCATTAGGTATTATTACTCTTACTCCATGGGTTTCATCCCCGATTGCATTGGCACTGGGTTTTCTATTGGCTATTTCCTTAGGTAATCCTTTTGAAAAGTATCTTCATCGATACATCCATTTGCTTCTTCAGATATCGATCGTCGGACTTGGTTTCGGGCTGAAACTAAATGAAGCCTTAGAAGCTGGTAAAACAGGACTTATTTTAACGGTTATAAGTATTGTTACGGTAATGATCCTGGGATATTTTCTGGGAAGAATATTCAGGCTCGAAAAGCAATTATCTTATCTTGTTTCAGTGGGAACCGCAATTTGCGGTGGAAGTGCCATTGCAGCAACCTCTCCTATCATTAAACCAAGCACGAAACAGATTTCACTGGCACTGGCCATTGTTTTTACTTTAAATTCTATTGCATTGTTTGTATACCCTGCGATTGGTCACGCATTACATCTTTCCCAGGAACAATTCGGATTATGGTGTGCAGTAGGTATTCATGACACAAGCTCGGTAGTAGGAGCGGCAAGTAAGTTTGGGGATGATGCTTTAAAAATAGCTACCACAGTCAAACTAGCCCGTGCCTTATGGATCATTCCGGTTTCGATTATTACCATGTTTATTTTTAAGAATAAGGAATCCAAAATTAAAATCCCTTGGTTCATCGGCTATTTCATCCTTGCTATATTATTGAACACCTATATTCCTTTGTTCGATAATTTTAGCACAATCATTACCACTGTTTCAAAATCAGGACTAAACTTAACCTTATTTTTAATTGGTTCTACCCTGTCCTTGCAAACTTTAAAAACGATAGGTCTGAAACCTTTGGCTATGGCGGTCATTCTATGGATTACGATAAGTGTTGGAAGCTTACTGTATATTATTTACTAA
- a CDS encoding LysR family transcriptional regulator, whose protein sequence is MFDYRLKVFYTVASRLSFTRASEELNISQPAVTKHIKEIENQLTTKLFDRKGTSIQLTASGVILYEYAEKIRNIYRDLEFEIHQLNSEHKGKLIIGASTTIAQYILPEILAKFHSYYHDIKIELLTYNTETISTLLKEGKIDLGLIEGESQSSYFDYKIFKADEIVLVAKASHPLVNRTLNLKDLYTIDLIFREQGSGTQEFIQNRIKEKGIDIENLNVIMQLGSSESIKNYLLHSDCMAFLSVSTVLNELKNNTLSIIDIKNFSVERNFHYILPKGGQSELIKLFLRFSNS, encoded by the coding sequence ATGTTTGATTACAGGCTCAAGGTTTTTTATACGGTTGCTTCAAGACTCAGCTTTACAAGGGCATCTGAGGAATTGAATATCTCACAACCAGCGGTAACCAAACACATTAAAGAAATAGAAAATCAGCTTACTACTAAACTATTTGACAGAAAAGGCACTTCTATTCAATTAACTGCGAGCGGTGTCATACTTTATGAGTACGCTGAAAAAATACGCAATATTTACAGGGACCTGGAGTTTGAAATTCACCAACTAAACTCAGAACATAAAGGAAAATTGATTATTGGAGCTAGTACAACGATAGCTCAATATATTCTTCCCGAGATTCTGGCAAAATTTCATTCGTATTATCATGATATTAAAATTGAGCTGTTAACTTACAACACAGAAACAATCTCAACACTGCTGAAAGAAGGCAAAATCGATTTGGGGCTGATAGAGGGGGAATCTCAATCCTCCTATTTTGATTATAAAATCTTTAAAGCAGATGAAATTGTATTGGTAGCAAAAGCCAGTCACCCACTAGTAAACAGAACTTTAAATCTGAAGGATTTATATACCATCGATCTCATTTTCCGTGAGCAAGGCTCAGGAACGCAAGAGTTTATTCAAAACCGGATTAAAGAAAAAGGGATTGATATTGAAAACCTGAATGTAATCATGCAGCTCGGAAGCAGTGAAAGCATTAAAAACTACTTACTACATTCTGATTGCATGGCTTTCCTGTCCGTAAGCACTGTTTTAAATGAATTGAAAAATAATACCTTAAGCATCATCGACATTAAGAATTTCAGTGTTGAAAGAAACTTTCACTATATTCTTCCTAAAGGCGGGCAATCTGAGTTGATCAAACTTTTTCTGAGATTTAGTAACAGTTAA